One window of the Salvia splendens isolate huo1 chromosome 1, SspV2, whole genome shotgun sequence genome contains the following:
- the LOC121809294 gene encoding arginase 1, mitochondrial-like isoform X1 codes for MKNVGRMGIHYLQRLNAENVPKDLIEKGQARVIEASLTLIRERAKLKGELLRALGGVAASASLLGVPLGHNSSFLQGPAFAPPRIREAIWCGSTNSTTEEGKDLNDPRVLTDVGDVPVQELRDCGVDDDRLMNIISESVKLVMEEDPLRPLVLGGDHSISFPSVRAVSEKLGGPVDILHLDAHPDIYDAFEGNKYSHASSFARIMEGGYARRLLQVGIRSITKEGREQGKRFGVEQYEMRTFSRDRNLLENLKLGEGVKGVYISVDLDCMDPAFAPGVSHIEPGGLSFRDVLNILQNLKGDVVAADVVEFNPQRDTVDGMTAMVAAKLVRELTARISK; via the exons ATGAAAAACGTTGGAAGGATGGGAATCCATTACCTGCAGAGGCTGAATGCCGAAAATGTTCCAAAGGACTTGATAGAGAAAGGCCAGGCTCGTGTTATTGAGGCATCCCTGACACTCATCCGCGAGAGGGCGAAGCTCAAG GGGGAACTTCTACGAGCTTTGGGAGGTGTGGCGGCATCAGCATCTCTTCTCGGAGTTCCCTTAGGACACAACTCTTCCTTTCTCCAGGGTCCTGCATTTGCACCACCACGTATAAGAGAAGCCATTTGGTGTGGGAGCACAAATTCCACCACAGAAGAAG GTAAAGATCTTAATGATCCAAGGGTCCTGACAGATGTTGGTGATGTTCCAGTTCAGGAGTTACGAGATTGTGGAGTTGATGATGATAGATTGATGAATATAATAAGTGAATCTGTGAAGTTAGTGATGGAAGAA GACCCATTGCGGCCTTTGGTGCTAGGAGGTGATCACTCTATTTCATTTCCTTCTGTGAGAGCCGTATCTGAGAAGCTTGGAGGGCCTGTTGATATTCTTCACCTGGATGCCCATCCTGATATTTATGATGCTTTCGAGGGGAATAAATATTCTCACGCATCTTCTTTTGCTAGAATCATGGAGGGTGGTTATGCTCGGCGATTGTTGCAG GTTGGAATCAGATCAATTACAAAGGAGGGCCGGGAACAGGGGAAGCGTTTTGGTGTAGAGCAATATGAAATGCGGACATTTTCAAGGGATCGGAACCTACTCGAGAATCTG AAACTTGGTGAAGGTGTAAAAGGTGTGTATATATCTGTCGATTTGGACTGTATGGATCCAGCATTTGCACCAGGAGTTTCTCACATTGAGCCAGGAGGCCTCTCTTTTCGGGATGTTCTCAACATTCTTCAAAACCTTAAAGGTGATGTGGTTgctgctgatgttgtggagttcAATCCACAGCGAGACACTGTTGATGGGATGACTGCGATGGTTGCTGCAAAGCTAGTACGAGAACTGACTGCAAGGATATCAAAATGA
- the LOC121809294 gene encoding arginase 1, mitochondrial-like isoform X2: MKNVGRMGIHYLQRLNAENVPKDLIEKGQARVIEASLTLIRERAKLKGELLRALGGVAASASLLGVPLGHNSSFLQGPAFAPPRIREAIWCGSTNSTTEEVQELRDCGVDDDRLMNIISESVKLVMEEDPLRPLVLGGDHSISFPSVRAVSEKLGGPVDILHLDAHPDIYDAFEGNKYSHASSFARIMEGGYARRLLQVGIRSITKEGREQGKRFGVEQYEMRTFSRDRNLLENLKLGEGVKGVYISVDLDCMDPAFAPGVSHIEPGGLSFRDVLNILQNLKGDVVAADVVEFNPQRDTVDGMTAMVAAKLVRELTARISK; the protein is encoded by the exons ATGAAAAACGTTGGAAGGATGGGAATCCATTACCTGCAGAGGCTGAATGCCGAAAATGTTCCAAAGGACTTGATAGAGAAAGGCCAGGCTCGTGTTATTGAGGCATCCCTGACACTCATCCGCGAGAGGGCGAAGCTCAAG GGGGAACTTCTACGAGCTTTGGGAGGTGTGGCGGCATCAGCATCTCTTCTCGGAGTTCCCTTAGGACACAACTCTTCCTTTCTCCAGGGTCCTGCATTTGCACCACCACGTATAAGAGAAGCCATTTGGTGTGGGAGCACAAATTCCACCACAGAAGAAG TTCAGGAGTTACGAGATTGTGGAGTTGATGATGATAGATTGATGAATATAATAAGTGAATCTGTGAAGTTAGTGATGGAAGAA GACCCATTGCGGCCTTTGGTGCTAGGAGGTGATCACTCTATTTCATTTCCTTCTGTGAGAGCCGTATCTGAGAAGCTTGGAGGGCCTGTTGATATTCTTCACCTGGATGCCCATCCTGATATTTATGATGCTTTCGAGGGGAATAAATATTCTCACGCATCTTCTTTTGCTAGAATCATGGAGGGTGGTTATGCTCGGCGATTGTTGCAG GTTGGAATCAGATCAATTACAAAGGAGGGCCGGGAACAGGGGAAGCGTTTTGGTGTAGAGCAATATGAAATGCGGACATTTTCAAGGGATCGGAACCTACTCGAGAATCTG AAACTTGGTGAAGGTGTAAAAGGTGTGTATATATCTGTCGATTTGGACTGTATGGATCCAGCATTTGCACCAGGAGTTTCTCACATTGAGCCAGGAGGCCTCTCTTTTCGGGATGTTCTCAACATTCTTCAAAACCTTAAAGGTGATGTGGTTgctgctgatgttgtggagttcAATCCACAGCGAGACACTGTTGATGGGATGACTGCGATGGTTGCTGCAAAGCTAGTACGAGAACTGACTGCAAGGATATCAAAATGA
- the LOC121809274 gene encoding uncharacterized protein LOC121809274 has product MHSIIHHRLPLSLPAKLVPSLSISTSSQQTAMEEKQQELINQVLTYHHQTKHSFTKYARSAPSLDWANQPNPFRRYLSSPLLPLPLPHPDHHNPTSPPYPSPFNSLPPPKPLSQSTISEFLHNSLALSAWKTTGYSTWSLRVNPSSGNLHPTEAYIASPPVSSLSDSSFVAHYAPKEHALELRALIPHEFFSLLPKNSFLVGLASVFWREAWKYGERAFRYCNHDVGHAVAAVAMASAGLGWDVRVLDGLGHEELERLMGLGVFPKFHIPSRPVKGRMPELEFDHPDCVLLVFPSDSGEFEVDYGKLRSAVMEFSNLEWKGKPNVLSKEHVCWDVIYRTAEAAMKPFEMGKELVAGTFRSSAMISESCYKGLSLSEVVRKRRSAVDMDGVTVMEKETFYQILLHCMPSGCGVSQGKQLALPFRALPWTCQVHAVLFVHRVVGLPNGLYFLVRNDDHLDDIKSSTKSEFKWAKPDGCPDDLPLYELEQYDCRELSKRLSCHQDIAADGCFSLGMVAHLEPTLRGIGAWMYPRLFWETGVLGQILYLEAHAVGVSATGIGCFFDDPVHEILGLQGSKFQSLYHFTVGGPVADKRIMTLPAYPGPSCDA; this is encoded by the exons ATGCACAGCATCATTCACCACCGCCTCCCACTCTCTCTCCCAGCAAAGCTCGTGCCTTCCCTCAGCATCTCCACCTCTTCCCAACAAACCGCCATGGAAGAGAAGCAGCAGGAGCTCATCAATCAAGTCCTCACATACCACCACCAAACCAAACACTCCTTCACCAAATACGCCCGCTCCGCCCCCTCCCTCGACTGGGCCAACCAGCCCAATCCCTTCCGCCGCTACCTCTCCTCCCccctcctccccctccccctcccccacCCCGATCATCACAATCCCACCTCCCCCCCTTACCCCTCCCCATTCAATTCCCTACCACCCCCAAAACCCCTCTCCCAATCCACCATCTCCGAATTCCTCCACAACTCCCTCGCTCTCTCCGCCTGGAAAACCACCGGATACTCCACTTGGTCGCTCCGCGTCAACCCCAGCAGCGGCAATTTGCACCCCACCGAGGCTTACATCGCCTCCCCACCTGTAAGCTCCCTCTCCGACTCCTCATTCGTCGCCCACTATGCCCCCAAGGAGCACGCGCTCGAGCTCAGGGCTTTAATCCCACATGAATTCTTCTCCCTGCTGCCGAAAAATTCATTCTTGGTCGGGCTCGCGTCGGTATTTTGGCGGGAGGCGTGGAAGTACGGGGAGAGGGCGTTTAGGTACTGCAATCACGACGTGGGGCACGCGGTGGCGGCGGTGGCCATGGCCTCCGCCGGGCTCGGGTGGGATGTTAGGGTTTTAGATGGATTAGGGCATGAGGAGCTGGAGAGATTGATGGGGTTGGGGGTTTTCCCCAAATTTCACATTCCGAGCAGGCCGGTGAAGGGGAGGATGCCCGAGCTCGAATTCGATCATCCTGATTGTGTGTTGTTGGTTTTCCCCAGTGATTCAGGGGAATTCGAGGTTGATTACGGGAAGCTGAGATCGGCGGTGATGGAATTTTCGAATCTTGAATGGAAGGGGAAGCCGAATGTGCTTAGTAAGGAGCATGTATGTTGGGATGTCATATATAGAACCGCGGAGGCTGCGATGAAGCCATTCGAGATGGGCAAAGAGTTGGTGGCGGGGACGTTTAGGAGTAGTGCGATGATTAGTGAGAGTTGTTATAAGGGTTTAAGTCTGAGTGAGGTGGTGAGGAAGCGTAGGAGTGCAGTTGATATGGATGGTGTTACTGTGATGGAGAAGGAGACATTTTATCAGATTTTGCTGCATTGTATGCCTTCGGGCTGTGGAGTGAGCCAGGGGAAGCAGTTGGCATTGCCCTTCCGGGCGCTGCCTTGGACCTGTCAAGTTCATGCCGTTCTTTTTGTTCATAGAGTTGTGGGTTTGCCTAATGGTTTATACTTCTTGGTGAGGAATGATGACCATTTGGATGATATTAAATCTTCCACAAAGTCGGAATTTAAGTGGGCGAAGCCTGATGGCTGCCCAGACGACCTTCCTCTCTATGAGCTCGAACAATACGACTGTCGCGAGCTCTCAAAGCGGCTTTCCTGTCATCAG GACATTGCTGCTGATGGCTGCTTCAGCCTTGGTATGGTGGCTCATCTTGAGCCAACTTTGCGGGGGATTGGTGCATGGATGTATCCACGGCTATTTTGGGAAACTGGAGTTCTTGGTCAAATTCTCTATCTCGAAGCACATGCAGTCGGGGTTTCTGCTACTGGAATTGGCTGCTTTTTTGATGATCCTG TGCACGAGATTCTCGGGTTGCAGGGCTCCAAGTTTCAGAGCCTTTATCATTTCACGGTTGGTGGCCCAGTGGCGGATAAGCGGATAATGACCTTACCTGCGTATCCCGGGCCCAGCTGTGATGCTTAA
- the LOC121794280 gene encoding methionine aminopeptidase 1A-like isoform X1 produces the protein MAGGSDAVENTGLSCARCGKPAHLQCPKCVQLKLPREDAAFCSQDCFKASWSSHKSVHSGTKPSSPAPENSTERNLGLPNDGWLYCMRKGQSRTPKLPHFDWTGPLRPYPISQKRFVPNHIDQPDWAIDGIPKIEPNSDLQHVVEIKTPEQIKRMRESCQIAREVLDAAARIVRPGITTDEIDAVVHEATVSAGGYPSPLNYHFFPKSCCTSVNEVICHGIPDARILEDGDIVNVDVTVYYKGVHADLNETYFVGNVDEASKRLVQCTYECLHKAIAAVKPGVRFREMGEIISRHASMSGFSVVKSYCGHGIGELFHCAPNIPHYAKNKAVGVMKAGQTFTIEPMINSGVWRDRTWPDGWTSVTADGKRSAQFEHTLLVTDTGVEVLSARLPSSPKVFPWVSP, from the exons ATGGCAGGTGGATCAGATGCTGTGGAAAACACCGGTTTATCTTGTGCTAGATGTGGCAAACCTGCTCATCTTCA GTGCCCCAAGTGCGTACAACTAAAGCTTCCCCGTGAAGATGCCGCTTTCTG TTCCCAAGACTGTTTCAAGGCATCCTGGAGTTCGCATAAATCTGTTCACTCGGGTACAAAACCTTCTTCCCCTGCACCTGAAAATTCTACTGAACGAAATTTGGGCCTGCCCAATGATGGCTGGCTATACTGCATGCGGAAAGGACAGTCTCGGACACCAAAACTTCCACATTTTGACTGGACAGG ACCATTAAGACCATATCCAATATCGCAGAAACGTTTTGTACCTAATCATATTGATCAACCTGACTGGGCAATTGAT GGAATTCCGAAAATTGAACCCAATAGTGACCTGCAACATGTTGTGGAG ATCAAGACTCCAGAGCAAATCAAGAGAATGAGAGAATCTTGCCAG ATTGCGAGGGAAGTTTTGGATGCTGCTGCTCGGATTGTAAGACCTGGAATTACTACTGATGAAATTGATGCTGTTGTTCATGAAGCAACTGTTTCTGCTG GAGGATATCCATCTCCTTTAAATTATCATTTCTTTCCGAAGTCTTGCTGCAC GTCAGTAAATGAAGTCATCTGTCATGGGATCCCTGATGCAAG GATATTAGAGGATGGAGATATTGTCAATGTTGACGTGACTGTATACTATAAAGGGGTACATG CTGACTTGAATGAAACATACTTTGTTGGTAATGTTGATGAAGCATCTAAACGGCTGGTTCAATGTACATATGAATGCCTGCATAAAGCAATAGCAGCTG TTAAACCTGGAGTCCGTTTCCGGGAAATGGGGGAAATCATTAGCCGGCATGCTTCTATGTCTGGTTTCTCTGTG GTGAAATCTTATTGTGGTCATGGAATTGGCGAGCTCTTCCACTGTGCACCAAATATACCCCATTATGCAA AAAATAAAGCTGTTGGAGTGATGAAAGCGGGCCAGACATTTACCATTGAACCTATGATAAATTCTG GTGTTTGGCGCGATCGGACGTGGCCTGATGGATGGACTTCTGTAACTGCTGACGGAAAACGCAGTGCCCAATTTGAACATACACTTCTG GTCACAGATACCGGAGTTGAAGTTCTCTCTGCACGCCTGCCCTCGTCGCCAAAAGTGTTTCCTTGGGTGAGCCCATAA
- the LOC121794280 gene encoding methionine aminopeptidase 1A-like isoform X2 — translation MAGGSDAVENTGLSCARCGKPAHLQCPKCVQLKLPREDAAFCSQDCFKASWSSHKSVHSGTKPSSPAPENSTERNLGLPNDGWLYCMRKGQSRTPKLPHFDWTGPLRPYPISQKRFVPNHIDQPDWAIDGIPKIEPNSDLQHVVEIKTPEQIKRMRESCQIAREVLDAAARIVRPGITTDEIDAVVHEATVSAGGYPSPLNYHFFPKSCCTSVNEVICHGIPDARILEDGDIVNVDVTVYYKGVHADLNETYFVGNVDEASKRLVQCTYECLHKAIAAVKPGVRFREMGEIISRHASMSGFSVLFHCAPNIPHYAKNKAVGVMKAGQTFTIEPMINSGVWRDRTWPDGWTSVTADGKRSAQFEHTLLVTDTGVEVLSARLPSSPKVFPWVSP, via the exons ATGGCAGGTGGATCAGATGCTGTGGAAAACACCGGTTTATCTTGTGCTAGATGTGGCAAACCTGCTCATCTTCA GTGCCCCAAGTGCGTACAACTAAAGCTTCCCCGTGAAGATGCCGCTTTCTG TTCCCAAGACTGTTTCAAGGCATCCTGGAGTTCGCATAAATCTGTTCACTCGGGTACAAAACCTTCTTCCCCTGCACCTGAAAATTCTACTGAACGAAATTTGGGCCTGCCCAATGATGGCTGGCTATACTGCATGCGGAAAGGACAGTCTCGGACACCAAAACTTCCACATTTTGACTGGACAGG ACCATTAAGACCATATCCAATATCGCAGAAACGTTTTGTACCTAATCATATTGATCAACCTGACTGGGCAATTGAT GGAATTCCGAAAATTGAACCCAATAGTGACCTGCAACATGTTGTGGAG ATCAAGACTCCAGAGCAAATCAAGAGAATGAGAGAATCTTGCCAG ATTGCGAGGGAAGTTTTGGATGCTGCTGCTCGGATTGTAAGACCTGGAATTACTACTGATGAAATTGATGCTGTTGTTCATGAAGCAACTGTTTCTGCTG GAGGATATCCATCTCCTTTAAATTATCATTTCTTTCCGAAGTCTTGCTGCAC GTCAGTAAATGAAGTCATCTGTCATGGGATCCCTGATGCAAG GATATTAGAGGATGGAGATATTGTCAATGTTGACGTGACTGTATACTATAAAGGGGTACATG CTGACTTGAATGAAACATACTTTGTTGGTAATGTTGATGAAGCATCTAAACGGCTGGTTCAATGTACATATGAATGCCTGCATAAAGCAATAGCAGCTG TTAAACCTGGAGTCCGTTTCCGGGAAATGGGGGAAATCATTAGCCGGCATGCTTCTATGTCTGGTTTCTCTGTG CTCTTCCACTGTGCACCAAATATACCCCATTATGCAA AAAATAAAGCTGTTGGAGTGATGAAAGCGGGCCAGACATTTACCATTGAACCTATGATAAATTCTG GTGTTTGGCGCGATCGGACGTGGCCTGATGGATGGACTTCTGTAACTGCTGACGGAAAACGCAGTGCCCAATTTGAACATACACTTCTG GTCACAGATACCGGAGTTGAAGTTCTCTCTGCACGCCTGCCCTCGTCGCCAAAAGTGTTTCCTTGGGTGAGCCCATAA
- the LOC121804563 gene encoding probable pectinesterase/pectinesterase inhibitor 36 produces the protein MYEDAESRLAWLVSGEREEWSRDDAFTWLSAALAGHNACLDGLGDMRVSFEAHNLTEVIREALGLYRAETANPMGKRKGKAVLPRKPGPVQGRGSLAAWNAATSNADYVVAQDGSGNYKTINEAVAAIARSGRNRPERVIVHVKSGVYRENVEIGRKLTNLMFVGDGIDKTIVTGNRNVQDGATTFSSATFGVSGDGFWARDMTFENTARPGKHQAVALRVGSDRSVFYRCSFKGYQDTLYTLSLRQFYRSCHVYGTVDFIFGDAAAVLEDCDILVRRPMDHQSNFITAQGRSDPNQNTGISVVCCRVRAAPDLRGAEGRFETFLGRPWKKFSRTVFVKTDLDGLIDRRGWKEWSGGFALATLYYAEFMNTGGGASTAWRVKWPGFHVLSDAREAEKLGARGFIGGDQWIPATGVPF, from the exons ATGTACGAAGATGCGGAGTCGAGGCTGGCCTGGTTGGTCTCCGGTGAGAGGGAGGAGTGGAGCCGTGACGACGCCTTCACATGGCTGAGCGCCGCCTTGGCTGGCCACAACGCTTGTTTGGATGGGCTGGGAGATATGAGGGTTTCCTTTGAAGCCCATAATTTGACTGAGGTGATTAGGGAGGCTTTGGGCTTATACCGGGCCGAGACTGCTAATCCAATGGGAAAACGTAAGGGTAAGGCAGTGTTACCGAGAAAGCCCGGCCCGGTACAGGGAAGAGGGAGTTTAGCGGCGTGGAATGCGGCAACCTCGAATGCGGACTATGTGGTGGCCCAAGATGGATCCGGGAATTATAAAACAATTAACGAGGCCGTGGCCGCGATAGCTCGATCGGGCCGAAACCGGCCCGAGCGAGTGATAGTACACGTAAAATCAGGCGTGTATAGAGAAAATGTagaaattggaagaaaattaaCCAACCTCATGTTCGTTGGCGACGGCATCGACAAAACAATCGTCACCGGAAATCGAAATGTACAAGACGGCGCCACCACTTTCAGTTCTGCCACATTCG GTGTCTCGGGTGATGGTTTTTGGGCCCGGGACATGACGTTTGAGAACACGGCCAGGCCCGGGAAGCACCAGGCCGTGGCGCTGAGGGTGGGGTCGGACCGGTCGGTTTTCTACCGGTGCAGCTTCAAGGGCTACCAAGACACGCTCTACACGCTCTCGCTCCGGCAGTTCTACCGGAGCTGCCACGTGTACGGCACAGTGGACTTCATATTCGGCGACGCGGCGGCGGTGCTGGAGGACTGCGACATCCTCGTGCGTCGGCCGATGGACCACCAGTCCAACTTCATCACGGCGCAGGGGCGGAGCGACCCCAACCAGAACACCGGGATCTCGGTCGTCTGCTGCCGCGTGCGGGCGGCGCCGGATCTCCGAGGCGCGGAGGGGAGGTTCGAGACCTTTCTGGGGCGGCCGTGGAAGAAATTCTCAAGGACGGTTTTCGTGAAGACGGATTTGGACGGGTTGATTGATCGGAGGGGGTGGAAGGAGTGGAGCGGCGGATTTGCGCTTGCGACGCTCTACTATGCGGAGTTCATGAATACGGGAGGAGGAGCATCCACGGCCTGGCGGGTTAAGTGGCCGGGATTCCACGTGTTGAGCGACGCGCGTGAGGCTGAGAAGTTGGGCGCTAGGGGTTTTATCGGCGGCGATCAGTGGATTCCGGCGACCGGAGTGCCTTTCTAG
- the LOC121805197 gene encoding pectinesterase inhibitor 9-like, protein MAKTIAFLALSLLVLTLVQAQHPVSRGRARSRARAFIESQCETTLYSTMCVSYLSPYVASFTKTLSHRQLAQTALKVTLARAESTQAYITEVAQRLNKTNGPESRSVRECLDQINDGVDQLTKCIKEAQHIKENGGSSSDFTWHASNVQTWMSTALTDASMCIDGISGRAIGGKTKALIKARVLNLQHVTSIALALFNRFAARFRAAYVVKP, encoded by the coding sequence ATGGCAAAAACAATAGCCTTCCTAGCACTTTCCCTTCTTGTCCTTACCCTAGTTCAAGCCCAGCACCCGGTCTCCCGGGGGCGTGCCCGATCTAGGGCTAGGGCGTTCATTGAGTCGCAATGCGAGACAACTCTATATTCCACTATGTGCGTAAGCTACTTATCACCCTACGTTGCTAGCTTCACCAAAACCCTAAGCCACCGGCAGCTCGCCCAGACGGCACTGAAAGTCACCCTAGCTAGGGCCGAGTCAACACAAGCCTACATCACCGAAGTGGCCCAGAGGCTGAACAAGACCAATGGCCCAGAGTCCCGATCCGTGAGGGAGTGTTTGGATCAGATAAATGATGGAGTGGATCAGCTCACAAAATGCATCAAGGAAGCGCAACACATAAAGGAGAATGGCGGAAGCAGTAGTGACTTCACATGGCATGCAAGCAACGTCCAAACATGGATGAGCACTGCATTGACCGATGCAAGCATGTGCATCGATGGGATCTCGGGCCGAGCCATCGGGGGGAAGACGAAGGCCTTGATCAAAGCTAGGGTTCTCAATCTTCAACACGTTACTAGCATTGCGCTGGCCTTGTTCAATAGATTTGCTGCAAGATTTAGGGCTGCTTATGTTGTCAAACCCTAG